Proteins encoded by one window of Aspergillus puulaauensis MK2 DNA, chromosome 4, nearly complete sequence:
- a CDS encoding uncharacterized protein (COG:I;~EggNog:ENOG410PV40;~InterPro:IPR003140,IPR029058;~PFAM:PF02230;~go_function: GO:0016787 - hydrolase activity [Evidence IEA]), producing the protein MAKIKTRSTESRRQKPLVVTPRDKTHTHTVILLHDAGAKGRDAGRKFLKATNIQSHFPTVRFVFPCAFKAPPAVKNGPSGATQWFNNPSWPSPRWAGDTATLPETAVFLQRLIHSEARLLRDNGDYGLHAAYGRVVVGGLSHGGAAALLYLLGSHRPLGGFLGIGALLPWKYQLELLLEMYEDGFGRRKAIVGTNYVRDLLQFERLAVGNEGYRSCESLKDAEKDNRESRMPAWQYPLIHLNTPAFLGHGSQPEKENSMGRCLSGIFGMDVIDIDCTEHGKEWYSVPEAFEHVLSFLEQRVGIHRASMDETSSTSKTERKVI; encoded by the coding sequence ATGGCCAAGATCAAGACCCGCTCAACAGAGTCTCGAAGGCAAAAGCCTCTGGTTGTGACTCCCCGCGACAAGACACATACGCATACAGTGATTCTGCTCCACGACGCCGGTGCCAAAGGCCGTGACGCTGGCAGAAAGTTCCTCAAAGCAACGAACATTCAATCCCACTTTCCCACCGTTCGATTCGTTTTCCCCTGTGCTTTTAAGGCACCACCGGCGGTAAAGAATGGACCTTCGGGCGCCACACAATGGTTTAACAATCCCTCCTGGCCGAGCCCACGGTGGGCCGGTGACACGGCAACACTCCCAGAAACCGCAGTTTTCCTTCAGCGTTTGATTCACAGCGAGGCAAGGTTGCTACGAGACAATGGAGACTATGGCCTGCACGCTGCTTACGGCCGTGTTGTCGTCGGAGGCCTGAGTCATGGTGGCGCAGCGGCTCTGTTATACCTTTTGGGTAGCCATCGCCCACTGGGTGGATTCCTTGGAATCGGTGCCCTCTTGCCCTGGAAGTATCAGCTCGAACTTCTTCTCGAAATGTATGAAGATGGCTTCGGCCGGCGAAAAGCCATAGTGGGAACCAACTACGTTAGGGATCTGCTGCAGTTCGAGCGCTTGGCCGTTGGTAACGAGGGGTATCGATCCTGCGAGAGCCTCAAAGACGCAGAGAAGGATAACCGAGAATCGCGCATGCCAGCATGGCAGTATCCTCTGATACATCTCAATACTCCAGCTTTCCTGGGCCATGGATCGCAGcctgagaaggagaataGTATGGGCCGGTGTCTCAGCGGTATATTTGGGATGGACGTTATCGACATAGACTGTACAGAGCACGGCAAGGAATGGTATTCTGTCCCAGAGGCGTTCGAACATGTGCTCAGCTTTCTTGAACAGAGGGTCGGTATACACAGAGCGTCGATGGATGAGACATCTTCAACGTCtaaaacagaaagaaaagtaatCTAA